A genomic region of Stenotrophomonas sp. NA06056 contains the following coding sequences:
- the kdsB gene encoding 3-deoxy-manno-octulosonate cytidylyltransferase yields MTDFVVAIPARYAASRLPGKPLRLLGGEPMVLHVARRALQAGAGEVWVATDDPRIADALNGLEEVKVAMTAASHASGTDRLAECARIAGWADDTVVVNLQGDEPFAPAAGIRAVAAALVEGSAPMSTLATPVEDAHTLFDPNVVKLVRNVRNEAMYFSRAPIAWHRDGFARSREALPEGHRWLRHIGIYGYRAGFLQQFAAMPPGMLEQMESLEQLRVLEAGYPIAVAISPEPFPPGIDTPEDLQRAETLLQAMATR; encoded by the coding sequence ATGACCGACTTCGTTGTTGCCATCCCGGCCCGCTATGCCGCTTCGCGGCTGCCGGGCAAGCCGCTGCGCCTGCTGGGTGGAGAGCCCATGGTGCTGCATGTGGCCCGCCGCGCGCTGCAGGCCGGCGCGGGTGAGGTCTGGGTCGCGACTGACGACCCGCGCATTGCCGACGCGCTGAATGGCCTGGAGGAGGTGAAGGTGGCGATGACCGCGGCTTCGCATGCCTCCGGTACCGATCGCTTGGCAGAATGCGCGCGCATCGCCGGCTGGGCGGACGACACCGTCGTGGTCAACCTGCAGGGCGATGAGCCGTTCGCACCGGCCGCCGGCATCCGCGCCGTGGCTGCGGCACTGGTGGAGGGTAGCGCGCCGATGTCGACCCTGGCCACGCCGGTCGAGGACGCACACACGCTGTTCGACCCCAACGTGGTCAAGCTGGTACGTAACGTACGCAACGAGGCCATGTACTTCAGCCGTGCGCCGATCGCCTGGCATCGCGATGGCTTTGCCCGCAGCCGCGAAGCCCTGCCCGAGGGCCACCGGTGGCTGCGTCACATCGGCATCTACGGCTACCGTGCAGGCTTCCTGCAGCAGTTCGCCGCGATGCCGCCGGGCATGCTGGAACAAATGGAATCGCTGGAGCAGCTGCGTGTGCTGGAGGCGGGCTACCCGATCGCCGTGGCGATCTCGCCCGAACCTTTCCCGCCGGGCATCGACACCCCTGAAGACCTGCAGCGCGCCGAAACGCTGCTGCAGGCGATGGCGACGCGATGA
- the lpxK gene encoding tetraacyldisaccharide 4'-kinase, which translates to MAGKGTQTPPYWYDGSPVPWPMRLLAPLYAGVTALRRRLYRRGWRKRHALAVPVIVVGNITAGGTGKTPLTIALVERLRAAGWKPGVASRGYGREDADKARWVEADTPTALGGDEPVLIAWKTGVPVRVDSDRVAAGKALIAAGCDVIVCDDGLQHYRLARDIEIEVVDAQRRYGNGRMIPAGPLREPVSRAAECDFRVVNLGQADEATAAQACGFGQWPMALHIDSAQPLAGGRARPLSYFAGQRVHAVAGIAHPQRFFDMLRARAIGVVPHAFADHHAYQPQDLSFGSQLPVLMTEKDAVKCRAFGNDWHYAVPLRAEMPAAFWIALTDRLEKLRPN; encoded by the coding sequence ATGGCGGGCAAAGGTACCCAGACCCCGCCGTACTGGTATGACGGCAGCCCGGTTCCGTGGCCGATGCGGTTGCTGGCACCGCTGTACGCGGGCGTCACCGCGCTGCGCCGTCGCCTGTATCGGCGTGGCTGGCGCAAGCGCCATGCGCTGGCGGTGCCAGTCATCGTGGTCGGCAACATCACCGCTGGCGGCACCGGCAAGACACCGCTGACCATCGCCCTGGTCGAGCGCCTGCGGGCCGCCGGTTGGAAGCCCGGTGTGGCCAGTCGCGGCTATGGCCGCGAAGACGCGGACAAGGCACGTTGGGTGGAGGCCGATACGCCGACCGCCCTTGGTGGCGACGAGCCGGTGCTGATCGCCTGGAAAACCGGCGTGCCGGTGCGTGTGGACAGTGATCGCGTGGCGGCGGGCAAGGCGCTGATCGCCGCCGGTTGCGACGTGATCGTCTGCGATGACGGCCTGCAGCACTACCGGCTGGCGCGTGACATCGAGATCGAGGTGGTCGATGCCCAGCGTCGCTATGGCAATGGCCGCATGATTCCAGCTGGCCCGCTGCGCGAGCCGGTCAGCCGTGCTGCCGAATGCGATTTCCGTGTGGTCAACCTTGGCCAGGCGGATGAAGCGACGGCTGCCCAGGCCTGCGGCTTCGGCCAATGGCCGATGGCCCTGCACATCGACAGCGCACAGCCTCTGGCCGGTGGCCGGGCGCGTCCACTCTCTTACTTCGCGGGCCAGCGCGTGCATGCCGTGGCCGGCATCGCCCATCCACAACGCTTCTTCGACATGCTGCGCGCGCGTGCGATTGGCGTGGTACCGCATGCCTTCGCCGACCATCACGCCTACCAGCCGCAGGATCTGTCCTTTGGCAGCCAGTTGCCGGTGCTGATGACCGAAAAGGATGCCGTGAAGTGCCGCGCATTCGGTAACGACTGGCACTACGCCGTGCCGCTGCGTGCCGAGATGCCTGCTGCTTTCTGGATCGCGTTGACCGATCGCCTGGAAAAGCTGCGACCGAACTGA
- the msbA gene encoding lipid A export permease/ATP-binding protein MsbA: MSSQHAPVWPIYKRLLGYTRTYWVFMVGAVIAMVVEALAGYHFTKLMEPLVNRGFVNPEPRMAVILPLTILGLFLMRSVATWVSDYTLAKTGRSVVRDLREQVLQKYLHLPSSHFDAEATPVMVSRLNFDTEQVTQASADALKTVVADTLTIIAMLAVMLQMSVKVTLAMLLVVPLIGGIVSYVGKRYRRISRGIQDGMGTMAQTAEQSLAAQQEVKVHGTQQHEISRYSRLANRMLALNMKVEVTRAAASSVVQFLAALALAVIVWVSTREALAGKLNAGQFMGLMTSMMAIIPSLRRLTSVQTSISRGVAAAERLFSIIDMPVERDDGKHTVQRVRGELAFEHVMLRYREDSGIALDDISFVARPGTVTAIVGRSGSGKTSLIRLVPRFYEPNGGRILLDGVALDDYPLADLRRQVAIVGQKVMLFDDTIAANIAYGMDATDEQIRAAAEAANAWEFIARMPQQLQTPVGENGALLSGGQRQRLAIARAILRDAPILILDEATAALDNESERLVQDALQRLMPERTTLVIAHRLSTIEHADQVLVMDHGRIVERGTHQELLSMGGLYQHLHNMQFRERQD; the protein is encoded by the coding sequence ATGAGTTCCCAACACGCGCCAGTGTGGCCAATCTACAAACGTCTGCTGGGCTATACCCGCACCTACTGGGTGTTCATGGTTGGCGCGGTCATCGCGATGGTGGTCGAAGCCCTGGCCGGCTATCACTTCACCAAGCTGATGGAGCCGCTGGTCAACCGGGGTTTCGTCAACCCTGAGCCGCGCATGGCGGTGATCCTGCCGCTGACCATCCTCGGCCTGTTCCTGATGCGCAGCGTGGCGACCTGGGTCAGCGACTACACGCTGGCCAAGACCGGCCGCAGCGTGGTCCGCGACCTGCGCGAACAGGTGCTGCAGAAGTACCTGCACCTGCCGTCCTCGCACTTCGATGCCGAAGCGACGCCGGTGATGGTCAGCCGCCTGAACTTCGATACCGAACAGGTCACCCAGGCCAGCGCCGACGCGCTCAAGACGGTGGTGGCCGATACCCTGACCATCATCGCCATGCTGGCGGTGATGCTGCAGATGAGTGTCAAGGTCACCCTGGCGATGCTGCTGGTGGTGCCGCTGATCGGTGGCATCGTGTCCTACGTGGGCAAGCGCTACCGCCGGATCAGCCGCGGCATCCAGGACGGTATGGGCACCATGGCGCAGACCGCCGAGCAGTCGCTGGCCGCGCAGCAGGAAGTGAAGGTGCACGGCACCCAGCAGCACGAGATCTCACGCTACTCGCGCCTGGCCAACCGCATGCTGGCGCTGAACATGAAGGTGGAAGTGACCCGCGCGGCCGCCTCCAGCGTGGTCCAGTTCCTGGCGGCGCTGGCGTTGGCGGTGATCGTGTGGGTGTCCACCCGCGAGGCGCTGGCCGGCAAGCTCAATGCGGGCCAGTTCATGGGCCTGATGACCTCGATGATGGCCATCATTCCGTCGCTGCGCCGTCTGACCAGCGTGCAGACCTCGATCTCGCGCGGCGTGGCCGCTGCCGAGCGCCTGTTCAGCATCATCGACATGCCGGTCGAGCGTGACGACGGCAAGCACACGGTGCAACGCGTGCGCGGCGAACTGGCCTTCGAGCACGTCATGCTGCGTTACCGTGAAGACAGTGGCATCGCCCTGGACGACATCAGTTTCGTTGCCAGGCCGGGTACGGTCACCGCCATCGTCGGTCGTTCCGGCAGCGGCAAGACCAGCCTGATCCGGCTGGTGCCGCGCTTCTATGAACCCAACGGTGGCCGCATCCTGCTCGACGGCGTTGCCCTGGACGACTACCCGCTGGCCGATCTGCGCAGGCAGGTGGCCATCGTCGGCCAGAAGGTGATGCTGTTCGACGACACCATCGCCGCCAACATCGCCTACGGCATGGATGCAACCGACGAGCAGATCCGCGCGGCGGCCGAAGCGGCCAACGCCTGGGAGTTCATCGCACGCATGCCGCAGCAGCTGCAGACGCCGGTGGGTGAGAACGGCGCGCTGCTGTCCGGTGGCCAGCGCCAGCGCCTGGCGATCGCCCGCGCGATCCTGCGCGATGCGCCGATCCTGATCCTGGACGAGGCCACTGCGGCGTTGGACAACGAATCCGAGCGCCTGGTGCAGGATGCGCTGCAGCGGCTGATGCCTGAGCGCACCACGCTGGTGATCGCGCACCGCCTGTCGACCATCGAGCATGCCGACCAGGTGCTGGTGATGGACCACGGCCGCATCGTTGAACGCGGTACCCACCAGGAACTGCTGTCGATGGGTGGCCTGTACCAGCACCTGCACAACATGCAGTTCCGCGAAAGGCAGGACTGA
- a CDS encoding biopolymer transporter ExbD, protein MRIGNDRSQDEPHIDLVPLIDVILVLIIFFVVTTTFDARSTLQVQLPTASQQQTNEPPRSLSVLINADGRYFVNDQEVLRSDVESVKQTIAAVAGSDREQTVLLRADARTPYQAVVTAQDALGQLGFRRIAIATAPEVRP, encoded by the coding sequence GTGCGTATCGGTAACGACCGGTCCCAGGATGAGCCGCATATCGATCTGGTGCCGTTGATCGACGTCATCCTGGTGCTGATCATCTTCTTCGTGGTCACCACCACCTTCGATGCGCGTTCGACGCTGCAGGTGCAGCTGCCGACCGCCAGCCAGCAGCAGACCAACGAGCCGCCGCGCTCGCTCAGCGTGCTGATCAACGCTGACGGTCGCTATTTCGTCAACGATCAGGAAGTGCTGCGCAGCGACGTCGAGTCGGTCAAGCAGACGATCGCCGCCGTTGCCGGCAGCGACCGCGAACAGACCGTGCTGCTGCGTGCCGACGCCCGCACTCCCTACCAGGCCGTAGTCACCGCGCAGGATGCGCTGGGGCAGCTCGGCTTCCGTCGTATCGCCATTGCAACAGCGCCAGAGGTGCGTCCATGA
- a CDS encoding MotA/TolQ/ExbB proton channel family protein — protein MWELVKAGGWPMVPLLLLGVLALAIVLERFWSLRRNEVLPPGLGQEVRNWAARGKLDPAHLQTLRANSPLGALLAAALEARNRPRDQIRERIEDTGRHLVHRMERFLNALGTIASAGPLLGLLGTVVGMIQMFLGILDHGVGDVNQLAGGIGKALVCTATGMIVAIPALMFHRFFKGRIHGYVVEMEQEASALLDTLDGRPGVMTPAPAARAPSAAAAKA, from the coding sequence GTGTGGGAACTGGTCAAGGCCGGTGGCTGGCCGATGGTGCCGCTGCTGCTGTTGGGCGTACTGGCTTTGGCGATCGTCCTGGAGCGTTTCTGGTCCCTGCGGCGTAACGAGGTGCTGCCGCCTGGCCTGGGCCAGGAAGTGCGCAACTGGGCCGCGCGCGGCAAGCTCGACCCAGCGCACCTGCAGACCCTGCGTGCCAACTCCCCGTTGGGCGCCCTGTTGGCCGCCGCACTGGAGGCGCGCAACCGCCCGCGTGACCAGATCCGCGAGCGCATCGAAGACACCGGTCGCCACCTGGTGCACCGCATGGAGCGTTTCCTCAACGCGCTGGGCACCATCGCCTCGGCCGGCCCGTTGCTGGGCCTGCTCGGCACCGTGGTCGGCATGATCCAGATGTTCCTGGGCATCCTCGACCATGGGGTGGGTGACGTGAACCAGCTTGCCGGTGGTATCGGCAAGGCACTGGTGTGCACCGCCACCGGCATGATCGTGGCGATCCCGGCGCTGATGTTCCACCGCTTCTTCAAGGGCCGCATCCACGGTTACGTGGTGGAGATGGAGCAGGAAGCCAGTGCATTGCTGGATACGCTGGATGGCCGCCCCGGGGTGATGACGCCGGCCCCCGCCGCGCGCGCCCCCTCCGCCGCTGCGGCGAAGGCCTGA
- a CDS encoding DNA internalization-related competence protein ComEC/Rec2 translates to MAADRTLSPLLGPACAAALVTGALACVLLPVLPPLWLSALAAAAAALGWVLRWRGRAAAALLLGLAWTSCQGHWALQAQLPAGAAAQDVLVRGQVVDLPKQASGYTRFEFRVDASDATPMLRGKRLQVFWHAPRGGPVDAGAEQRHRLHAGADWQLSLRVRPPRSRINPGGFDGERHALLHGLAASGNVRDTSTTRQLRPAHGLPAWRERTSAAIATQIAHPSARFIQALALGDTRGLSDIDWAQLRALGLTHLIAISGFHVGLVAGFAALLCSAFWRSWPRLAGFWPRPQAAACAAAVAAAGYAVVAGSELPTVRTALMIAVVALARVVRRPVTVAQGLALAALAMVLPAPLSVLSAGFWLSFGGVLWLLWCLPQGRPKGLAAMLRGALAGQGVASVTLLPLAVALFGGTARLGPLVNLPVIPLWSLLVVPLALLGTALEALHSGAGQWPWRVAAWVFDASWQLMQPLAEHPQAMWWLAQGPAWALPAALLGVFWWLLPRGAGAVLAGSLLCLPLLWPARSAPQQGELELVVHDVGQGAAVLLRTARHALWYDVGPPAGSGGEERVLLPTMRALGQAPPARVMISHDHLDHSGNLAALRRQLPDLDVLAPEGSAIASAGTCQQGLRWQWDGVDFQVLHPPAVPAAPAKGVDNETSCVLRVAGAHGVVLLPGDIGRPGEQVLLAGAADALRADVVLVPHHGSGGSSTPGWVKAVAPRLALVSAGHQNRFGHPKRDVVQRWQAAGAEVLSTAESGAIRVWLGAQGLQLREQRIHAARWWDAAGRARSAAILSPIEQAAVGPEG, encoded by the coding sequence ATGGCTGCCGATCGGACGTTGTCGCCGTTGCTGGGCCCCGCGTGTGCTGCCGCTCTGGTTACCGGCGCGCTTGCCTGTGTGCTGTTGCCGGTGTTGCCGCCGCTGTGGCTGTCAGCACTGGCGGCCGCCGCGGCCGCGTTGGGCTGGGTACTTCGCTGGCGCGGACGTGCGGCGGCTGCGCTGCTGCTCGGCCTGGCCTGGACGTCCTGCCAGGGGCATTGGGCACTGCAGGCGCAACTGCCGGCCGGTGCGGCTGCCCAGGATGTGCTCGTCCGGGGGCAGGTCGTCGACCTCCCGAAGCAAGCGTCTGGATACACCCGGTTCGAGTTCCGGGTCGATGCGTCCGATGCGACGCCGATGCTGCGTGGAAAGCGGCTGCAGGTGTTCTGGCATGCGCCCCGGGGTGGTCCGGTCGACGCCGGGGCTGAGCAGAGACATCGCCTGCACGCCGGCGCAGACTGGCAGTTGTCGCTGCGCGTGCGGCCGCCACGCTCGCGCATCAATCCGGGGGGCTTCGATGGCGAACGGCACGCGCTGCTGCACGGGCTGGCAGCGAGTGGCAACGTGCGTGATACCAGCACCACGCGGCAGCTGCGTCCCGCGCATGGACTGCCCGCTTGGCGCGAGCGCACCAGTGCGGCCATTGCCACGCAGATCGCGCACCCCTCGGCGCGGTTCATCCAGGCCTTGGCGCTGGGCGATACGCGTGGCCTGTCCGATATCGACTGGGCGCAGCTGCGCGCGCTGGGCCTGACCCACCTGATCGCCATTTCCGGCTTTCATGTCGGTCTGGTGGCGGGCTTCGCAGCGTTGCTGTGTTCTGCTTTCTGGCGATCCTGGCCGCGGCTTGCCGGGTTCTGGCCACGACCGCAGGCGGCGGCCTGTGCGGCGGCGGTGGCAGCGGCCGGGTATGCCGTTGTCGCGGGCAGTGAGCTGCCGACCGTGCGCACTGCGTTGATGATCGCGGTGGTCGCCCTGGCACGTGTCGTCCGCCGTCCGGTGACGGTGGCACAGGGCCTGGCACTGGCTGCGCTGGCGATGGTGCTGCCGGCCCCGCTGTCGGTGCTGTCCGCAGGCTTCTGGCTCAGTTTTGGCGGCGTCCTGTGGTTGTTGTGGTGCCTGCCGCAGGGGCGCCCGAAGGGATTGGCCGCAATGCTGCGCGGCGCTCTGGCAGGACAGGGAGTGGCCAGCGTCACTCTGCTGCCGCTGGCAGTGGCGCTGTTTGGCGGCACCGCACGACTGGGGCCGCTGGTGAACCTGCCGGTCATTCCACTGTGGAGCCTGCTGGTAGTGCCGCTGGCGCTGCTGGGAACCGCTCTGGAGGCCCTGCACAGCGGGGCAGGGCAGTGGCCCTGGCGTGTGGCAGCCTGGGTGTTCGATGCCAGTTGGCAGCTGATGCAGCCGTTGGCCGAGCACCCGCAGGCGATGTGGTGGCTGGCGCAGGGGCCCGCCTGGGCGTTGCCGGCGGCGTTGCTGGGGGTGTTCTGGTGGTTGTTGCCGCGTGGTGCGGGTGCGGTGCTTGCCGGATCATTGCTGTGCCTGCCGTTGCTGTGGCCGGCACGCTCGGCGCCGCAGCAGGGAGAATTGGAGCTGGTGGTGCACGATGTCGGCCAGGGCGCCGCGGTGCTGTTGCGGACCGCCCGTCACGCACTCTGGTACGACGTTGGCCCGCCGGCGGGCAGCGGCGGCGAGGAGCGGGTGCTGCTGCCGACGATGCGGGCGTTGGGACAGGCGCCGCCGGCGCGCGTGATGATCAGTCACGACCACCTGGACCACAGCGGCAACCTCGCCGCCTTGCGTCGACAGCTGCCGGATCTGGACGTACTGGCTCCCGAGGGCAGTGCGATCGCCAGCGCCGGAACCTGCCAGCAGGGACTGCGCTGGCAATGGGACGGGGTCGATTTCCAGGTGCTGCATCCGCCCGCTGTCCCAGCAGCGCCTGCGAAAGGCGTCGACAACGAGACCAGTTGCGTGCTGCGGGTTGCTGGGGCCCACGGGGTGGTGCTGCTTCCTGGCGACATCGGCCGGCCAGGCGAGCAGGTGCTGTTGGCGGGTGCTGCCGATGCGCTGCGTGCAGACGTGGTGCTGGTGCCCCATCACGGTAGTGGAGGCAGCTCCACCCCGGGCTGGGTGAAGGCGGTGGCGCCACGGTTGGCGCTGGTCTCGGCCGGGCACCAGAACCGCTTTGGACACCCGAAGCGTGACGTGGTGCAGCGCTGGCAGGCGGCCGGCGCCGAAGTGCTGTCCACCGCCGAGTCCGGGGCGATCCGCGTATGGCTTGGCGCACAAGGCCTGCAGCTGCGTGAACAGCGTATCCACGCAGCCCGGTGGTGGGATGCCGCTGGGCGGGCACGGTCGGCTGCTATCCTATCGCCGATCGAACAAGCGGCCGTTGGGCCGGAGGGTTGA